In candidate division WOR-3 bacterium, the genomic stretch TTACCCCCATGTTCCCGATAGGCAGGATTGCGCAGAACATATATCCAGGCGCGGCGGATGTTTTCCTGATAATAGTCGCTACCGGTGATTTGGTGATGCCTTGACCAGACCCAGATTGCCTCCTGGGTGTTATCGGTCTCAATTATTGTCGGCAGATGCTCTGCCTCAATGATGCCGCCAAAATCGGGTGAAAGTGAGTCTGAAACCTGATACCGGGCAACAAATTCGCAGACCCATTTTTTCCTTTTCAGATAGTTGAAGCGTCGGGGTCCGAAAGGAGTGATTTCCGGTCTTGGCAGATATTCTCCCTTATATCTCTTCTCATACCTCTGGATTTCATCTTCAGACCAGATTCGGGTTGCGATAGCGATTGAGACCAGGGCAAGAATGGATAAAAACAGCCGGCGTATCATCTAAGGCAGTATAACCTCTAAAAATAAAAAGTCAAGTCGGGATGGCTTTCAAACATACTTTCAAAGAAAGGTTAGGGGTAGATGCGAGATACAGGGTCGCCCGAAGGCGAGCCCGGGGCCTGCCCCCTTGATTTGGTATGAATTTTTAAATTATTGTTAGACAAATACTTGTATTGATGAGCTTAAAAGTTATGCCTTATACCCTATTTTTCTTAAGAACTCCTTGCGCTCCTTTGTCTCGGTTTCGGCTTCAACACCTTTGGGCTTTTCGCCGTCAATCACCCCTAAAATCCCTCTGCCGGTTTCATCTTCAGCAATCACCACCTTGACCGGATTGGCGGTGGCGCAATAGATTGAGCAGACCTCCTGAATCTGCTTGAGCCCGTTTAACACATTTATCGGATAGGCGTTGCCCAGAATGATGATAAAGGAGTGACCGGCACCGATGGCAAGGGCGTTTTTAACTGCCAGCGCCTCAAGTTCGGCATCGGTTCCTGAGTGGCGGACAAGGCAGGGACCTGATGACTCGCAGAAGGCGAGACCGAATTTTATGCCCGGAACCGTGGTAACAAGCAGTTCGTGGATGTCCTCTATCGTTTTGATGAAGTGGGACTGACCCAAGATGATGTTGGTATTTTCTGGCTTTTCAATAGGGACGGTCTTTAGTTCCATTTCACCTCCTATCTTAAGAT encodes the following:
- a CDS encoding adenosine-specific kinase encodes the protein MELKTVPIEKPENTNIILGQSHFIKTIEDIHELLVTTVPGIKFGLAFCESSGPCLVRHSGTDAELEALAVKNALAIGAGHSFIIILGNAYPINVLNGLKQIQEVCSIYCATANPVKVVIAEDETGRGILGVIDGEKPKGVEAETETKERKEFLRKIGYKA